In Acidobacteriota bacterium, the genomic stretch GTTTTGCAGCCGCGTAGCGGCGACCCGATTTTAGCCCGGCGTTTCAACGCCGGGAAAGCTTGGCAACGGTTCCGCGTCGCGTCAGCGACGCCTGAATTCAAGCGTCGCTGACGCGACGCGGAACCGTTGCCAAGCTTTCTACCGTGGTTTGAAAACCACGGCTAAACTCAACTGTCGCTACGCGACAAAAACTGATGAGCCTTGCATTTTTACCACTACCTACAGTTTTACTCACACCTCATTTGAAACTATTGAAGCTTGAGCGTCCGCCGCCAGCGCCGCGAGCCGCGGTTTTCCGCTGATGATAAAAACAGCGGCCTTGCTTGCCGTGACCTGGCTGGATCCGCCGAAGGCATTACGTTATGAGTGAGAAAACGACCTCTGAATACATCCACGGCACCGACCCTGAAGAGCAGGCGCGCCTGTCGCTGCTCAATGATTTGCTCAACGTCGGCTCGTTGCGCGAACTGCATTTGCAGGTCGGCGAACGCATCCTCGATGTCGGCAGCGGCCTGGGCCAACTGTCGCGGGCGATGGCGCGGGTGGCGGGCGAGCGCGTGCTGGGCATCGAACGCAGCGCCGCACAAATTGCCGAGGCCGTGCGCCAGGCCGCGCAGGCGGGCGAAGCCGCGCTGGTCGAATTCCGGCAGGGCGATGCCTTGCAGTTCCCCTTGCGTGACGAAGAGTGGGGCACGTTCGATCTGGCGCACACGCGCTTTCTGCTCGAACACCTGCCCGACCCGTTGCCCGTGGTGCAAGCGATGGTGCGCGCGGTGCGGCCCGGCGGACGTATTGTGCTGGAAGACGACGATCACGATTTGTTGCGCCTCTGGCCGGAGCCGCCCGGCTTCGCGGCGTTTTGGCAGGCGTATCAGCGCAGCTATGAACACCTGGGCAACGACCCTGTCATCGGGCGGCGGCTGGTGTCGTTGCTGGTCGAGGCCGGCGCGGCCCCGGTGCGCAACACGTTTATCTTTTTTGGCAGTTGCCAGGGCGAACCGCATTTCGCGCATTACGTCGAAAACTTGATCGGCGTCATCCACGGCGCGCGCGCCACTGTGGTCGAGGCTGGTTTGTTGGCTGCCGCGCAATTTGACGCGGGCCTCGCCGCCTTGCACGAATGGAGCCGCGACCCTGCCGCGACGCTCTGGTATGCGGTCTGTTGGGCGGAAGGCCGCCGCGTGCATTGAAACACGGTTGCGCGGTTTGGTTCGGCGGCGCGCTCGGACGGGCTGAACCCTCAATCGTGTCCGCCAAGTCATCACTGCCACTGATAGCGGTTTGCAAGTATGTGCGACCGAGACGATACGGAGAGCGGTCGCGACCTGGCAGCTCGTTGGTGTGCGACACCGCAGCACCAGGTCACGACCGCTCTCCGTATCGTCTCGGTCGCAGGTCATCCCCAACTGCAAGCTGCTATAACGCTTTTGGGAAGCGTCATTCTCAAAAGTGGACACCCGCCGTTGGCGTACCGCCACAATGCCGAAGCCATTGAAGAACTTACCCCCGCCGCTGTCTTGGCACGCTGCTTGGAACTGCACTCTTAACCGGCAGTTCGTTTTCTATCAAGAGGAGCAACGATGAACACCTTACTGCAAGACCTACGCTTCGGCGCGCGAATGTTATTCAAACAACCGGGCTTCACGCTGATTGCCGTCGTCACGCTGGCGCTCGGCATTGGGGCGAATACGGCGATTTTCAGCGTGGTGAATGGCGTCCTGTTGCGCCCGCTCAATTACCGCGAACCGGAGCGCCTTGTGACGCTCTTGCACGAAGGGCGCGGGCCGGTTGCACCCGCCAATTTTCTGGACTTTCGCGCCCACGGCCAAAGCTTCGCCCAGATGGCGGCGGCGGAAGCCTGGGGCGGCGCGCTCACGGGCAACGACCGGCCCGAACAACTCAGCGGCTTGCGCATGGGCGAAGGGCTGTTCGACATGCTCGGCGTGCCCGCGCTGTTGGGGCGCACCTTGCAAGCCGAGGACTTTCAGCCGGGCCAAGAGCACGTGTTGCTGCTGAGCCACAAACTTTGGCAGCGCGTCTTTGGCGGCGTGGCGGATGTCGTGGGCAAGCAGGTGCGGCTGAGCGGCGAAAGCTACACGATCGTCGGGGTGATGCCGCCGCAGTTTCAATTCCCGCCGTTCTGGTCAACGCGGGCTGAGATGTGGACGCCGCTCGATTTGCGTGCGCGCGCCACCAGCCGGGGCGGGCAAAGCCTGCGCGTGTTTGCGCGGCTCAAACCGGGCGTGACGCTCGTGCAGGCCCAGACCGAGATGGAAGCCATGAGCAAACAACTGGCGGCGGCCTACCCGGCAGCCAACACCGGCCTCAACATTCGCGTCACCACTTTGAATGAAAAAATCGTCGGCGATGTGCGCCCGGCTTTGCTGATTTTGTCGGTGACGGTTGGCATGGTGTTGTTGATTGCTTGCGCCAACGTCGCGTGTTTGTTGCTGGCGCGCGCGGCGGCGCGGCAAAAGGAAGTCGCGATTCGTGGGGCGCTGGGTGCCAACCGCTGGCGCATTCTCAGGCAGATGCTGACCGAGAGTTTGTTGCTGGCGTTGGGCGGCGCGTTCAGCGGCGTGTTGTTGGCCGTCTGGGGCGTCGAATGGTTGACCGGCTTGCTGGCAGGTAATAGCACGAGTTTCAGCGTGCGCCTACCGCGTCTGAACGAAATTCAAATTGATGCGACGGCGTTGTTGTTCACCTTGTCCGTCGCATTGCTGACCGGTTTGCTCTTCGGCCTCGCGCCCGCGCTGGCCGCGTCAAAACCGGATTTGAATCAGGTACTCAAAGAGGGCGGACGCGGCAACACGGGCGGCCCCAGCCGCTGGCGCGCCATGCTGGTCGTCGCCGAACTCGCTTTGTCGCTGGTCTTGCTGATCGGCGCGGGCCTGCTGGTCAGTAGCTTTCTGAAGCTGCAAGCGATTGATCCGGGCTTCAATCCGCGCAATTTACTGTCGGCGACGGTTTCGCTGGCGGGGGCGACGCAGTATGTCGGCCCGGCGCGCGAGGCTTTTTACCGGCAATTGACAGAGCGGCTCAAAACAGTGCCGGGCGTCACAGCGGCCAGCGCGATCAACCACCTGCCGCTGGCGGGCGATACCTGGGGAACCAATGTGGTGTTTGAAAATCAACCCTTGCCACCGCCCGGCCAAGAGGCAGGCGCGACCTTCCGCGTCTGCCGCCCGGATTATTTCAGCACGATGGGCGTGCCGTTGCGCGCGGGCCGCGAATTCACCGAGCGCGATGCGCCGGATGCGCCGCGCGTGGTGATCGTCAACGAAACCCTGGCGAAACGCTACTGGCCGTCGGAAGAGGCCCTCGGCAAACGCCTCACGCTCGACGATCCGCGCGACCGCACACAACCGGTGCAATGGCTCACCGTGGTCGGCGTCGTCAAGGATGTGAAACAGGGAAGCTGGACCGCCGCGCCCGAGAACGAAATCTATCTACCCTTTCAACAAGACCCGATCTTTTATGCCGGTACCGCCGGGCACATGACTGCGATGACGTTGGTCGTGCGCACCACCGTCGCGCCGCAAACCCTCGCCCCGGCGGTGCAGGAGGCCGTCAGAGCGCTCGACCGCAACCTGCCCGTCTCGGCCAGCGTGAGCATGGAGCAAGTCGTCGCGGATACGCTCTGGCAGCCGCGTTTCAACTTGCAACTGATCGGCCTCTTTGCCGCCCTGGCGCTGGTGTTGGCGGCGGTCGGTCTCTACGGCGTGATGTCCTATTCGGTCACCCAACGCACGCACGAAGTCGGTTTGCGCATGGCGTTGGGGGCGGGGCAGCGCGATGTCATTAAGCTGATGGTCGGGCAAGGGATGAAACTGGCATTGCTCGGTGTGGGCCTGGGCCTGCTGGTGGCGCTGGCGTTGACGCGGTTGATGACGAAGCTGTTGTTTGGCGTGAGCGCCACTGACCCGCTGACCTTTGCGGGAATCGCCTTGTTGCTGACGCTGGTCGCGCTGCTGGCTTGTTACATCCCCGCCCGGCGCGCGGCAAAAGTTGATCCGATGATTGCGCTGCGGTGCGAATAGATATTGGATGCTAGAAGCTGGCTGCTATAGACCTCAAGAAAAAGAATTTCCCTAGCAAGCTCCAACGGAGCATCAGCCAACAGCCTGGGGTGCAGCCCCAGGCTGCACATTGAGTCGTTGCGCGAAGCCCTGAAAGGGCGCCAGCCATAGGCTTGGCTGGCGCCCTTTCAGGGCTTGCCGAACCATTTGCACGCCCCCAGGGCTTCACCCTGGGCTGTTGGCTGGCCGTCCCTTTGGGACTTTTCGGAAATTCTTTTTCTTAAAAACTATAGGAAAGGAAGCCAGCCTCTAGCCTCCAGCTTCTGGCATCTCCTATGAGGTATTTATGCAAATCTTAACTCAAGACCTGCGCTACGGCGCGCGAATGTTACTGAAGCAACCCGGCTTCACGTTGATTGCCGTGCTGACGTTGGCGCTGGGCATCGGCGCGACGACGGCGATCTTCAGCGTGGTGAATGCGCTGGTGTTTCGCTCGCTGCCTTTCACGGAAGCCGAGCGGCTGGTCTGGATCGCGAATGTCGGCGCAGATGGGTTGTCGGGGCAGACGACGCGAATGAACAATTTTCTGGACTGGCGCAATCTCAATCAGTCGTTTACCGATCTCGCGGGCTATTTTGCCTTCTCCGATTACGAAAGCTTCAGCCTCACGGGCAGCGGCGAACCGGAGCGATTGACGGGCTATTTCATCACGCAAAATTTCCTGCCGCTGTTGGGCGTGCAGCCGCTGTTGGGGCGCAATTTCGATGCGGACGAAAGTCGCTTGAACGGACGCAAAGCCGTGCTGCTGAGTTATGGATTCTGGCGACGACGCTTTGGCGGTGACGCGAAAATCGTCGGGCAAACCATCACGCTCAAAGATCAGGCGACAGTGGTCGTAGGCGTCTTGCCCCCGACGTTTGATTTCGCTTCGACGTTCACGCCCGGCACACGCGTAGACCTGCTCGCGCCGTTTCCGATGGCGAAAGAATTAGACCGTATTGGGAATACGCTGGCCGTCATTGGCAAGTTGAAACCGGGCAGCCACATCCCGCAGGCGCAGGCGGAATTCGATGCGCTGAATCAGCAATTGCAGAAACAATATCCGGCCCGTGGCGCTGGGTTCGGCGCACGGATGACAGACCTGCAACAACAGATCAACGGGCGCTTTCAGCGCGGCCTGTGGGTGCTGTTGGCGGCGGTCGGCTGCGTGCTGCTGATTGCCTGCGCGAATCTCTCGAACCTGATGCTGGTGCGGGCTTCGGCGCGCCGCAAGGAGATTGCGTTGCGACTGGCACTCGGTGCCACGCGCTGGCGTTTGGTGCGCCAGATGCTGACGGAAAGCGTGTTGCTGGCAGTTGCTGGCGCGGCAGTTGGCTTGTCGCTCGCGCTGTTCGCAACCGATACCATCGCGTCCACCAATGCGTTCAGCCTGCCGCTGTTGCAATCGGTGAAGGTGGATATGACGGCGCTGTTGTTCACGCTGGCGGTGACGATTGGCACGGGACTGCTATTTGGCATGATGCCCGCGTTGCAAGCGACGGGGACGAATGTGCAGGAAGATTTGCAGGACGCGACGCGCGGCTCCAGCGGAGGCAAACAACGCGGACGGTTGCGCGACACTTTGGTGGTTGCCGAAATCGCGCTGGCCTGTGTGTTGTTGATTGGTGCGGGCTTGCTGATGCGCAGCTTCTGGCAGGTGCTGCAAACCGATCCCGGTTTTCGTGCGGAACGAACGGCGGTCTGGCGCATTGAGCCGGGACAAAAATATGACACCCCCGGCAAAAAAAATGCGCTGTATGCTGCGCTCACCGAACGCGTTGCCGCGCTGCCCGGCGTCGTTTCGGTGGGACTGACCGATACGCTGCCGCTGGGGCGTAATCGCAGTTGGGATGTGCGCGTCAAAGGGCAAGCCGTGCGTGAAGGCATTGGCGTGTTTCCGCGCATGATTGATCCCGGTTATCGCACGACGATGGGGATTGCTTTGCGAGCCGGGCGCGACTTCACGAAATTCGACACTGAGAAAACCGAACAGGTGACGATGATCAGCGAAGCTCTCGCCCACCGTTTGTTTCCCGGCCAGGAAGCCGTCGGACGCCAGGTGATCACGGGCGACCGCGAATATCGCGTGACTGGCGTTGTGAGTAGTGTCCGACACAGTTCGCTCGAAGCCGAGGCCGAACCGGAAATGTATTTTCCGCTCGCGCAAGCCGTGCAAAGCTCGATGGAGATGGTAGTGCGGACGACGCAGCGACCAGCGGCAATGGCCGCAGAGATTCAACGCGCCTTTCACTCGGTAGATGCCAATCTGCCTGCCCGCGACTTTCGCACGCTGGAAGGCATCGTGGCGCAATCGGTTTCGCCGCGCCGCTTTGTGATGCTGTTGCTGGGCGGCTTTGCGGGGCTGGCGCTGTTGCTGGCGGCGCTGGGGATTTACGGCGTCATTTCGTTTTCCGTCGCGCAACGCACCAATGAAATCGGCATCCGAATCGCGCTGGGCGCACAGGCGGCAGACATCTTCAAGCTGGTGCTGGGACAGGGCGCGCGGTTGATTGTCGGCGGTATTGTCATTGGCTTACTGGGCGCATTGGCTCTGACAAAAGTGATGCAAAGCTTGTTGTATGGCGTAAGCGCGTCTGACTTGCTGACCTTTGCCGCTATCACGACGTTGATCTCTTGCGTAGCGTTGCTGGCCTGCTGGATTCCGGCGCGGCGAGCAACAAAAGTTGATCCAATGATTGCGCTGCGGTGCGAATGATGCACCACGCCAATACGTCGGCGGGCGTGATGCCGAGGGCTGTCGGATGCAGAAACTACACCTTGACACCGATCTGGGCGGCGACATTGACGATCTGTGCGCGCTGGCAATGGTGCTCAATTGGCCGGAAGTGGAGTTGCTCGCCGTCACCACGGTGGCTGAACAGCAGGGCCAACGCGCCGGTTATGTGCGCCATGCGTTGCGGCTGGCGCAACGCCCAGATATTCCCGTTGCCGCTGGGGCCGACATTGCGCAGCACGCTTACCGCGTTTGGCAGGGCTTGCCCAACGCCGCCGACTACTGGCCGGAACCGATTCCGCCCGCCCGTCCCGCGTTGGACGAAGCGCTGGCCCTGCTGGCGCGCAGCATTGAGCAAGGTGCCACCATTGTCGCCATTGGCGCGTTCACGAACCTGGCGTTATTGGAACAGCGCCAGCCCGGCATCCTGCGCCAGGCTCGGTTATATCTGATGGGCGGATATGTCTTCCCGCCCCGCGCCGGATTCCCGCAATGGGGGCCTGAGATAGATTTCAACGTCCAGGTTGATGCCGCCTCGGCGCAGTTGGTCATCACGCATTCCAATCCGACCTTCGTCACGCTGGCGGTCAGCGTCGAAACCTCGTTGCGCCACGCCTATCTGCCCCGCTTGCGCCAGGCCGGGCCGCTGGCGCAACTGATCGCGCGGCAGGCCGAGACGTTTGCGCGGGACGAAAACCACGCTGCGCAGTTTGGGCAAACGTGTGCGGGTGTGCCGGACGATACGATCAACTTTCAGCACGATGCGCTGGCGTGCGCCATCGCCCTGGGCTGGCGCGAAGGCGTGGAAATTCGTGAGTTGCCGTTGCGGTCGGAAATCAAAGACGCCTGGCTCTGCCATACGCCAGACGCGCGCGGCAAACCCACGCGCGTCGTGACAAAAATCAATGGCGACAGGTTTAATGAATTCTGGCTGGAGACCGTTACCCGCCGCATTTGAGGCTGCGTGCTTCACTTGGTTCATCCCGCTGGTTTGACGAGGCTGTTACTTGGCTTGGCCGTGGCTCGCGGCAGCTTGCAGCAATTGAGCAATCTCTGGCTTGCCCAACTGCTTGGCCAACTCCAACGCGGTCAGGCCGCTCTTGTCCTTCGCTTTGATATCGGCACCGTGCTGTAATAGCAGGCGGATGGTGGTGGGCCGATTGTAACGCACGGCGTACATCAGTGGCGTAGACCCATTGCTGTCAGCCGCATTGACATCGCAACCAGCCCGCAACAATGTTTCGCCAATCAACTGTAACGCCTTGTCAGGCAGTGCCTCTACTTCAAAGACCGACACCTCGCCATGCTCATCCTGTATTGCTTGGAACTTGCCACTCGAACCAGGCTTGGGTGGCGGCGGCGGGATTCTCTTGTTTCCCCGTTCGATCACGTCGCCACTGGGCCGACTTTCCATAGACATCACCATCAAAGCATTGCGTCCGTCGCTATCGCGCGTGTTCGGATCAGCGCCTTTTGCCAGTAGGATTTTGAGGGCGTTCTCGTTTCCCTGGATGAGCCTGGGAAAGCGGTGATTGGGCATTGGATAAAGCCATTGATAACGCGCCGCCGCCAGCAACGGCGGGCCAAAGCGGGTCGGTTCGTTGAGGTCTGCGCCGTGAGCCAGCAGCAGTTCGATAGCCTGCGGGCAGTAGGTGAGCGCCACGATCAAGGGGCTGCGTCCGATGGAATCGCGCGCCTGCACGTCAGCGCCGTGTGCGATCAGCAATTGCGCGATTTCTACGCGGCGATCCGTCAACGCCACATGCAAAGGCGGCATCGCGACAGCGCCGATGCCCGGTGGCGTCCAGCTTCCACTCAACACGAGCGGTGTATTCACGCCCACGCCCTTTTCGAGCAGGAATTCCGTCATCGCTCGTGATTGAATGATGCGCAGGTCGTAGGGATGGAAACTGCGCCCACCGAATGGCAGTACTGCGCGCCGCAGCCAGCGTTGCCAGCCTCTGGCTGGCGTACTTGGCAAGGCCCAAAAGGGAAGCGGGACGCCGGCGGCTTGCAAAGCTTTGACCGTATAGAGCCGGCCTGAGTTGATGGCCGTGCTCATCAGGGGAAGTTTCAAGAACTGCAAGTTGCCCAGCAGCAGCAGCAGCGCGCAGGTCGGCGCATAGGTCTTGAAATAAGGCCACCAACCGTTCGTTTTGGTTTCCATCGCCTGACGCAAGTGCGACACGGCTGTGTCTGTTGTGGTCTCACCCAAAGCTTTTCGCGCGGTGAAGTACAGCACAGCTTGTTCGATTGAGCTTTTCACGCTGAGGTTGAAGGCGGTAAAGCCGAGCGCCAGCAGCAACGG encodes the following:
- a CDS encoding ABC transporter permease, whose product is MQILTQDLRYGARMLLKQPGFTLIAVLTLALGIGATTAIFSVVNALVFRSLPFTEAERLVWIANVGADGLSGQTTRMNNFLDWRNLNQSFTDLAGYFAFSDYESFSLTGSGEPERLTGYFITQNFLPLLGVQPLLGRNFDADESRLNGRKAVLLSYGFWRRRFGGDAKIVGQTITLKDQATVVVGVLPPTFDFASTFTPGTRVDLLAPFPMAKELDRIGNTLAVIGKLKPGSHIPQAQAEFDALNQQLQKQYPARGAGFGARMTDLQQQINGRFQRGLWVLLAAVGCVLLIACANLSNLMLVRASARRKEIALRLALGATRWRLVRQMLTESVLLAVAGAAVGLSLALFATDTIASTNAFSLPLLQSVKVDMTALLFTLAVTIGTGLLFGMMPALQATGTNVQEDLQDATRGSSGGKQRGRLRDTLVVAEIALACVLLIGAGLLMRSFWQVLQTDPGFRAERTAVWRIEPGQKYDTPGKKNALYAALTERVAALPGVVSVGLTDTLPLGRNRSWDVRVKGQAVREGIGVFPRMIDPGYRTTMGIALRAGRDFTKFDTEKTEQVTMISEALAHRLFPGQEAVGRQVITGDREYRVTGVVSSVRHSSLEAEAEPEMYFPLAQAVQSSMEMVVRTTQRPAAMAAEIQRAFHSVDANLPARDFRTLEGIVAQSVSPRRFVMLLLGGFAGLALLLAALGIYGVISFSVAQRTNEIGIRIALGAQAADIFKLVLGQGARLIVGGIVIGLLGALALTKVMQSLLYGVSASDLLTFAAITTLISCVALLACWIPARRATKVDPMIALRCE
- a CDS encoding nucleoside hydrolase — its product is MQKLHLDTDLGGDIDDLCALAMVLNWPEVELLAVTTVAEQQGQRAGYVRHALRLAQRPDIPVAAGADIAQHAYRVWQGLPNAADYWPEPIPPARPALDEALALLARSIEQGATIVAIGAFTNLALLEQRQPGILRQARLYLMGGYVFPPRAGFPQWGPEIDFNVQVDAASAQLVITHSNPTFVTLAVSVETSLRHAYLPRLRQAGPLAQLIARQAETFARDENHAAQFGQTCAGVPDDTINFQHDALACAIALGWREGVEIRELPLRSEIKDAWLCHTPDARGKPTRVVTKINGDRFNEFWLETVTRRI
- a CDS encoding ABC transporter permease, whose amino-acid sequence is MNTLLQDLRFGARMLFKQPGFTLIAVVTLALGIGANTAIFSVVNGVLLRPLNYREPERLVTLLHEGRGPVAPANFLDFRAHGQSFAQMAAAEAWGGALTGNDRPEQLSGLRMGEGLFDMLGVPALLGRTLQAEDFQPGQEHVLLLSHKLWQRVFGGVADVVGKQVRLSGESYTIVGVMPPQFQFPPFWSTRAEMWTPLDLRARATSRGGQSLRVFARLKPGVTLVQAQTEMEAMSKQLAAAYPAANTGLNIRVTTLNEKIVGDVRPALLILSVTVGMVLLIACANVACLLLARAAARQKEVAIRGALGANRWRILRQMLTESLLLALGGAFSGVLLAVWGVEWLTGLLAGNSTSFSVRLPRLNEIQIDATALLFTLSVALLTGLLFGLAPALAASKPDLNQVLKEGGRGNTGGPSRWRAMLVVAELALSLVLLIGAGLLVSSFLKLQAIDPGFNPRNLLSATVSLAGATQYVGPAREAFYRQLTERLKTVPGVTAASAINHLPLAGDTWGTNVVFENQPLPPPGQEAGATFRVCRPDYFSTMGVPLRAGREFTERDAPDAPRVVIVNETLAKRYWPSEEALGKRLTLDDPRDRTQPVQWLTVVGVVKDVKQGSWTAAPENEIYLPFQQDPIFYAGTAGHMTAMTLVVRTTVAPQTLAPAVQEAVRALDRNLPVSASVSMEQVVADTLWQPRFNLQLIGLFAALALVLAAVGLYGVMSYSVTQRTHEVGLRMALGAGQRDVIKLMVGQGMKLALLGVGLGLLVALALTRLMTKLLFGVSATDPLTFAGIALLLTLVALLACYIPARRAAKVDPMIALRCE
- a CDS encoding methyltransferase domain-containing protein, whose product is MSEKTTSEYIHGTDPEEQARLSLLNDLLNVGSLRELHLQVGERILDVGSGLGQLSRAMARVAGERVLGIERSAAQIAEAVRQAAQAGEAALVEFRQGDALQFPLRDEEWGTFDLAHTRFLLEHLPDPLPVVQAMVRAVRPGGRIVLEDDDHDLLRLWPEPPGFAAFWQAYQRSYEHLGNDPVIGRRLVSLLVEAGAAPVRNTFIFFGSCQGEPHFAHYVENLIGVIHGARATVVEAGLLAAAQFDAGLAALHEWSRDPAATLWYAVCWAEGRRVH